A window from Musa acuminata AAA Group cultivar baxijiao chromosome BXJ3-10, Cavendish_Baxijiao_AAA, whole genome shotgun sequence encodes these proteins:
- the LOC135651725 gene encoding probable aquaporin TIP2-2, producing the protein MACIAFGRCDDSFSATSLKAYLAEFISTLLFVFAGVGSAIAYGKLTSGAALDAAGLVAVALCHGLALFVAVAIAANISGGHVNPAVTFGLALGGQITILTGLLYWVAQLLGAVVGAFLLKFATGLDTPTHSLGVGAVEGVVMEIIITFALVYTVYATAVDPKRGSLGTVAPIAIGLIVGANILAAGPFSGGSMNPARSFGPAVASGDFADLWVYWVGPLIGGGLAGLVYTYAYMCTDHTPLPQ; encoded by the exons ATGGCTTGCATCGCCTTCGGCCGCTGCGATGACTCCTTCAGCGCCACCTCGCTCAAGGCCTACCTCGCCGAGTTCATCTCCACGCTCCTCTTCGTGTTCGCCGGCGTCGGCTCTGCCATAGCTTACG GCAAGTTGACGTCGGGCGCGGCCCTCGACGCGGCGGGGCTCGTGGCGGTGGCCCTCTGTCACGGGCTCGCCCTCTTCGTCGCCGTCGCGATCGCCGCCAATATCTCCGGCGGCCACGTGAACCCGGCGGTCACCTTCGGATTGGCTCTCGGGGGGCAGATCACCATCCTCACCGGACTCCTCTACTGGGTCGCGCAGTTGCTCGGCGCAGTCGTCGGCGCGTTCCTCCTCAAGTTCGCTACCGGACTC GACACGCCAACCCATAGTTTGGGAGTGGGAGCCGTGGAGGGAGTGGTGATGGAGATCATCATCACCTTCGCACTCGTGTACACGGTGTACGCCACCGCCGTCGACCCAAAGAGGGGCTCCCTCGGCACGGTCGCCCCCATCGCCATCGGCCTTATCGTCGGAGCCAACATCCTCGCCGCCGGCCCCTTCTCCGGCGGCTCCATGAACCCCGCGCGCTCCTTCGGGCCGGCAGTGGCGAGCGGCGACTTCGCCGACCTGTGGGTTTACTGGGTCGGTCCACTTATTGGTGGTGGGCTGGCTGGGCTTGTCTACACCTATGCCTACATGTGCACCGACCACACTCCGCTCCCCCAGTAA
- the LOC135651723 gene encoding ABC transporter E family member 2 — MADRLTRIAIVSSDRCKPKKCRQECKKSCPVVKTGKLCIEVTPASKLAFISEELCIGCGICVKKCPFEAIQIINLPKDLDKDTTHRYGPNTFKLHRLPVPRPGQVLGLVGTNGIGKSTALKVLAGKLKPNLGRFNNPPDWQEILTYFRGSELQNYFTRILEDNLKAIIKPQYVDHIPKAVQGNVGQVLDQKDEREKKAQLCADLELNQVIDRNVGDLSGGELQRFAIAVVAIQNAEIYMFDEPSSYLDVKQRLKAAQVVRSLLRPNSYVIVVEHDLSVLDYLSDFICCLYGKPGAYGVVTLPFSVREGINIFLAGFVPTENLRFRDESLMFKVAETPQESAEEIQTYQRYRYPTMSKTQGNFKLKVIEGEFTDSQIIVMLGENGTGKTTFIRMLAGLLKPDTVEDSDVEMPEFNVSYKPQKISPKFQYTVRHLLHLKIRDSYMHPQFVTDVMKPLQIEQLMDQEVVNLSGGELQRVALCLCLGKPADIYLIDEPSAYLDSEQRIVASKVIKRFILHAKKTAFVVEHDFIMATYLADKVIVYEGKPSVDCIANAPQSLVSGMNLFLSHLDITFRRDPTNYRPRINKLDSTKDREQKSAGSYYYLDD; from the exons ATGGCGGATCGGCTGACCCGTATCGCTATCGTTAGCTCCGACCGATGCAAGCCGAAGAAGTGCCGCCAAGAGTGCAAGAAGAGCTGCCCCGTCGTGAAAACAG GAAAGCTTTGCATAGAAGTAACCCCTGCCTCAAAACTTGCTTTCATTTCTGAGGAGTTATGCATTGGATGTGGTATATGTGTCAAG AAATGTCCATTTGAGGCCATTCAGATCATCAATCTACCGAAGGACTTGGACAAAGATACAACTCACCGTTATGGACCAAATACATTTAAATTGCACAG ATTGCCAGTTCCAAGACCCGGACAAGTTCTGGGCCTGGTTGGTACAAATGGTATTGGAAAGTCCACTGCGCTTAAAGTGTTGGCCGGGAAGTTAAAGCCCAACTTGGGTCGATTCAAT AATCCTCCTGATTGGCAGGAGATCTTGACATATTTCCGTGGCTCTGAGCTTCAGAATTATTTTACTCGTATACTGGAGGACAATCTAAAG GCAATCATCAAGCCACAGTATGTTGATCACATTCCAAAAGCTGTTCAAGGGAATGTGGGACAGGTGCTTGACCAAAAGGATGAGAGGGAGAAGAAGGCACAACTATGTGCTGACTTAGAATTAAATCAAGTTATTGATCGAAATGTGGGGGATTTATCTGGTGGAGAGTTGCAAAGATTTGCTATTGCTGTGGTTGCTATACAAAATGCAGAGATTTATATGTTCGATGAACCGTCAAGTTATCTTGATGTGAAACAGCGGCTCAAAGCAGCACAAGTTGTCCGTTCCCTGCTCAGACCTAACAG CTATGTGATTGTTGTGGAGCATGACCTCAGTGTACTGGACTATTTGTCCGATTTCATTTGTTGCTTATATGGGAAGCCAGGAGCTTATGGAGTTGTTACATTGCCTTTCTCTGTACGTGAAGGAATAAACATTTTTTTGGCTGGTTTTGTTCCTACAGAAAATTTGCGGTTTCGAGATGAGTCACTTATGTTTAAG GTTGCTGAGACTCCTCAAGAAAGTGCTGAGGAGATTCAGACTTATCAACGCTATAGATATCCGACTATGAGTAAAACCCAAGGGAATTTCAAGCTTAAAGTgatagagggtgaatttactgatTCTCAAATCATTGTAATGCTGGGTGAGAATGGGACCGGGAAGACAACATTTATTAGAATGCTG GCAGGATTGCTGAAGCCTGATACGGTGGAAGATTCTGATGTTGAGATGCCTGAATTTAATGTTTCATATAAGCctcagaaaattagtccaaagttTCAATATACAGTGAGACACTTGCTGCATCtaaaaattcgagattcatatATGCATCCACAATTTGTGACTGATGTTATGAAACCATTGCAAATTGAGCAATTAATGGACCAAGAAGTTGTGAATCTTTCTGGTGGAGAACTGCAACGGGTAGCATTGTGTTTGTGTCTTGGGAAG CCGGCAGACATTTATCTGATAGATGAACCAAGTGCTTATCTAGATTCAGAGCAGCGTATTGTTGCCTCAAAGGTGATAAAAAGATTTATCCTTCATGCGAAGAAAACTGCCTTTGTTGTTGAACATGATTTCATCATGGCGACCTACCTGGCTGATAAAGTGATTGTGTACGAGGGGAAGCCCTCTGTGGATTGCATTGCTAATGCACCTCAGTCTTTGGTATCCGGCATGAACCTGTTCTTATCT CATCTTGATATCACTTTCAGACGAGATCCAACTAATTACAGGCCCAGGATAAACAAGTTGGATTCTACCAAAGATCGGGAACAGAAATCTGCAGGATCTTATTATTATCTTGAtgattga